Proteins found in one Erythrobacter sp. 3-20A1M genomic segment:
- the rpsA gene encoding 30S ribosomal protein S1, translating into MATAANPTRADFEALLNEQLGNVDDGGFEGRVVKGTVTAIEAGMAVIDVGLKSEGRVDLKEFERNKDEHGLTVGSEVEVYVDRVENADGEAMLSRDRARREAAWDKLESEFGEGKRVEGRIFGRVKGGFTVDLDGAVAFLPGSQVDIRPVRDVTPLMDQPQPFQILKMDRRRGNIVVSRRAVLEETRAEQRSELISDLAEGQVIDGVVKNITDYGAFVDLGGIDGLLHVTDMSYKRINHPSEVVEIGQTATVQIIRINADTQRISLGMKQLESDPWEGVSQKYPVGMKLTGTVTNITEYGAFVELEPGIEGLVHVSEMSWTKKNVHPGKIVSTSQEVEVMVLEVDSEKRRISLGLKQAQRNPWEEFAEAHPVGSKVEGEVKNATEFGLFIGLPGDVDGMVHMSDIAWGISGEDALALHRKGEEVEAIVLDVDIDKERISLGMKQLEKGAPTESGMEGTLRRGETVTVTVLEVRDGGLEVQVGEDGATGFIKRSDLGRDRDEQRPDRFQTGQKVDAMVTGFDRSKKPNFSIKAYQIAEEKQAVAQFGSSDSGASLGDILGEALKKADD; encoded by the coding sequence ATGGCAACAGCAGCCAATCCCACTCGCGCCGATTTCGAGGCGCTGCTCAACGAACAGCTCGGCAATGTCGACGACGGCGGCTTCGAAGGCCGCGTGGTCAAGGGCACCGTCACCGCGATCGAGGCCGGCATGGCCGTGATCGACGTGGGCCTGAAGAGCGAAGGCCGCGTCGACCTCAAGGAATTCGAGCGTAACAAGGACGAGCACGGTCTGACGGTCGGCAGCGAAGTCGAAGTCTATGTCGACCGCGTCGAGAACGCCGACGGCGAAGCGATGCTGTCGCGCGACCGCGCCCGCCGCGAAGCCGCGTGGGACAAGCTGGAAAGCGAATTCGGCGAAGGCAAGCGCGTCGAAGGCCGCATCTTCGGCCGCGTCAAGGGCGGCTTCACCGTCGACCTCGACGGCGCCGTGGCCTTCCTCCCCGGCAGCCAGGTCGACATCCGCCCCGTGCGCGACGTCACCCCGCTGATGGATCAGCCGCAGCCGTTCCAGATCCTCAAGATGGATCGCCGCCGCGGCAACATCGTCGTGTCGCGCCGCGCCGTGCTGGAAGAGACGCGCGCCGAACAGCGCAGCGAGCTCATCAGCGATCTGGCCGAGGGCCAGGTGATCGACGGCGTGGTCAAGAACATCACCGATTACGGCGCGTTCGTGGACCTGGGCGGCATCGACGGCCTGCTCCACGTCACCGACATGAGCTACAAGCGGATCAACCACCCCAGCGAAGTGGTCGAGATCGGCCAGACCGCCACGGTGCAGATCATCCGCATCAATGCCGATACCCAGCGCATCAGCCTGGGCATGAAGCAGCTCGAGAGCGATCCGTGGGAAGGCGTCAGCCAGAAGTACCCGGTGGGCATGAAGCTGACCGGTACCGTCACCAACATCACCGAATACGGCGCCTTCGTGGAGCTGGAGCCGGGGATCGAGGGCCTGGTCCACGTTTCCGAAATGAGCTGGACCAAGAAGAACGTCCATCCGGGCAAGATCGTCTCGACCAGCCAGGAAGTCGAAGTGATGGTGCTGGAAGTCGATTCCGAGAAGCGCCGCATCTCGCTCGGCCTCAAGCAGGCCCAGCGCAATCCGTGGGAAGAGTTCGCCGAGGCGCACCCGGTCGGCTCCAAGGTCGAGGGCGAAGTCAAGAACGCCACCGAGTTCGGCCTGTTCATCGGCCTGCCCGGCGACGTCGACGGCATGGTCCACATGTCCGACATCGCCTGGGGCATCTCGGGCGAGGACGCGCTGGCGCTGCACCGCAAGGGTGAAGAGGTCGAGGCCATCGTGCTCGACGTCGACATCGACAAGGAGCGCATCAGCCTCGGCATGAAGCAGCTCGAAAAGGGTGCACCGACCGAATCGGGCATGGAAGGCACGCTGCGCCGCGGCGAGACCGTGACCGTCACGGTTCTCGAAGTGCGCGACGGCGGACTGGAAGTGCAGGTCGGCGAAGACGGCGCGACCGGCTTCATCAAGCGTTCCGACCTCGGCCGCGACCGCGACGAACAGCGTCCCGATCGCTTCCAGACCGGCCAGAAGGTCGACGCCATGGTCACCGGGTTCGACCGCTCGAAGAAGCCGAACTTCTCGATCAAGGCCTACCAGATCGCCGAAGAGAAGCAGGCGGTGGCGCAGTTCGGTTCGTCCGACAGCGGCGCGTCGCTGGGCGACATCCTGGGCGAAGCGCTCAAGAAGGCCGACGACTAA
- the gloB gene encoding hydroxyacylglutathione hydrolase — MADLQIHQFPCLSDNYGFLLHDPASGETAAIDTPDGAEYLHQAESKGWRITEIWNTHWHPDHAGGNKAIVEATGARVIAPAEVEKISPIDSVVGHDDTVTLGSHEARVIDVSGHTNGHIAYHLADDAIAFVGDSVFALGCGRMFEGEPEQFWAALERIKALPPETTLYCAHEYTAANAKFARHADPDNRALAVYAAEVDTKRLHGEPTVPTVLSRELATNPFLRADEPAMRKRWGGETPAQTFAALRAAKDAF, encoded by the coding sequence ATGGCCGACCTCCAAATTCACCAGTTCCCCTGCCTCTCCGACAATTACGGGTTCCTGCTCCACGATCCCGCCAGCGGAGAGACCGCGGCGATCGATACGCCAGATGGCGCGGAATATCTGCATCAGGCCGAAAGCAAGGGCTGGCGCATCACGGAGATCTGGAACACGCACTGGCATCCCGACCACGCGGGCGGGAACAAGGCTATTGTGGAGGCGACCGGCGCGCGGGTGATCGCGCCCGCCGAGGTCGAGAAGATCTCTCCTATCGACAGCGTTGTGGGGCATGACGACACCGTGACCCTGGGATCGCACGAAGCGCGCGTGATCGACGTGTCCGGCCACACCAATGGCCACATCGCCTACCACCTTGCCGACGACGCCATCGCCTTCGTCGGCGACAGCGTCTTCGCGCTGGGCTGCGGGCGGATGTTCGAGGGCGAGCCGGAGCAGTTCTGGGCCGCGCTGGAACGGATCAAGGCCCTGCCGCCCGAAACCACGCTCTACTGCGCGCATGAATACACCGCGGCGAATGCGAAATTCGCGCGCCATGCCGATCCCGACAACCGGGCGCTGGCAGTCTATGCGGCGGAGGTCGATACGAAGCGGCTGCACGGCGAGCCGACCGTGCCCACCGTGCTGTCGCGCGAGCTAGCCACCAATCCCTTCCTGCGCGCCGACGAGCCCGCCATGCGGAAACGCTGGGGCGGGGAAACACCGGCGCAGACCTTTGCCGCGCTGAGGGCTGCCAAGGACGCGTTCTAG
- a CDS encoding ATPase: MPQIAQLTETYSSQIFWLLVIFGLVFFVVGRGMVPKVVATVAQRDEQISADLAAAQAARDKADEEEEAWRQRENENRVKAQGIVAEAKAEAAAKSEKKLSAAQGRIDKKIAEAEERIAQSRDAAMAEVETVAADAAQDIVRRLAGVDVSAGDANAAVRKVMAHG; encoded by the coding sequence ATGCCCCAGATAGCCCAGCTGACCGAAACCTATTCCAGCCAGATATTCTGGCTGCTGGTGATTTTCGGCCTGGTTTTCTTCGTCGTCGGCCGGGGCATGGTGCCCAAGGTCGTGGCGACCGTCGCCCAGCGTGACGAGCAGATCTCGGCCGACCTGGCCGCCGCGCAGGCCGCGCGCGACAAGGCGGACGAGGAAGAGGAAGCCTGGCGTCAGCGCGAGAACGAAAATCGTGTGAAGGCGCAGGGCATCGTTGCCGAGGCCAAGGCCGAAGCCGCCGCCAAGAGCGAGAAGAAGCTCTCCGCGGCGCAGGGTCGGATCGACAAGAAGATCGCCGAGGCCGAAGAGCGGATCGCGCAGTCGCGCGATGCCGCAATGGCCGAGGTCGAAACCGTTGCGGCGGACGCTGCGCAGGACATCGTGCGCCGCCTCGCCGGTGTGGATGTCAGCGCGGGTGATGCCAACGCCGCCGTAAGGAAGGTCATGGCCCATGGCTGA
- a CDS encoding F0F1 ATP synthase subunit C: MDMEAAKLIGAGLAAIGAGLASIGVGNVFGSFLESALRNPGAADGQQGRLFIGFAAAELLGLLAFLIAIILIFVA, from the coding sequence ATGGATATGGAAGCTGCCAAGCTGATCGGTGCCGGTCTCGCGGCCATCGGTGCGGGCCTCGCCTCGATCGGCGTGGGCAACGTGTTCGGTTCGTTCCTCGAGAGCGCGCTGCGCAACCCGGGTGCCGCCGACGGCCAGCAGGGCCGCCTGTTCATCGGCTTCGCCGCCGCCGAACTTCTCGGCCTGCTCGCGTTCCTTATCGCGATCATCCTGATCTTCGTCGCCTGA
- a CDS encoding F0F1 ATP synthase subunit A yields the protein MAAEHAKVDPMHQFAIEPLFGSRTWELAGFNISFTNSALWMLIAAIALGIFVYGGMKRELVPGRWQMMVESCTGFIEDLLRANIGEAGRKYVPYIFSLFMFILFANLLGLVPLPLAMAGIHPFTFTSHFTITGILAIMSFLIVLVVGFWKHGFHFFSLFIPHGTPVPMIPLIFLIELFSFMMRPFSLGLRLFVAMMAGHVLLEILGSFIIDSTNAGAGWGLAIGTPSFLLMLAICALELLVAAIQAYVFALLSALYINDAENLH from the coding sequence GTGGCGGCAGAACATGCCAAGGTCGACCCGATGCACCAGTTCGCGATCGAACCCCTGTTCGGTTCGCGGACGTGGGAGCTGGCCGGCTTCAACATCTCCTTCACCAACAGCGCGCTGTGGATGCTGATCGCGGCGATCGCGCTGGGCATCTTCGTCTATGGCGGCATGAAGCGTGAGCTGGTGCCCGGCCGCTGGCAGATGATGGTGGAAAGCTGCACCGGCTTCATCGAGGACCTGCTGCGCGCCAATATCGGCGAGGCGGGACGTAAATACGTCCCCTACATCTTCAGCCTGTTCATGTTCATCCTGTTCGCGAACCTGCTGGGCCTGGTGCCGCTGCCGCTGGCCATGGCGGGCATCCACCCGTTCACCTTCACCAGCCACTTCACGATCACCGGGATCCTCGCGATCATGAGCTTCCTGATCGTGCTGGTGGTCGGTTTCTGGAAGCACGGGTTCCACTTCTTCAGCCTGTTCATCCCGCACGGCACCCCGGTGCCGATGATCCCGCTGATCTTCCTGATCGAGCTGTTCAGCTTCATGATGCGGCCCTTCAGCCTCGGCCTGCGACTGTTCGTGGCAATGATGGCCGGGCACGTCCTGCTGGAAATCCTGGGCAGCTTCATCATCGACAGCACCAATGCGGGCGCGGGCTGGGGCCTTGCCATCGGCACGCCCAGCTTCCTGCTGATGCTGGCGATCTGCGCGCTGGAACTGCTGGTCGCTGCGATCCAGGCCTACGTCTTCGCACTGCTTTCCGCGCTCTATATCAACGACGCGGAAAACCTTCACTAA
- a CDS encoding AtpZ/AtpI family protein, which translates to MSDEKPAREPIAEDARIDALEARLKAAREREDERNRSRTDDPDASYRMGNRVLADLLGGLLGGALIGYGFDALFGTLPWGLLVGLFAGIVVAFRNVFRIASGPSGGSSQEERDQGHDRDQTR; encoded by the coding sequence ATGAGCGATGAGAAGCCCGCACGGGAACCCATTGCCGAGGATGCGCGGATCGATGCGCTCGAGGCGCGGCTGAAGGCCGCACGCGAGCGGGAAGATGAGCGCAACCGGTCCAGGACGGATGATCCCGATGCGAGTTATCGCATGGGCAACCGGGTACTGGCCGATCTTCTTGGCGGGCTTCTCGGCGGTGCGCTGATCGGATACGGCTTCGACGCCTTGTTCGGGACGCTGCCCTGGGGTCTGTTGGTGGGGCTGTTCGCAGGAATAGTCGTGGCCTTCAGGAACGTTTTCCGGATCGCGAGCGGGCCCTCCGGCGGTTCTTCCCAGGAAGAACGGGACCAGGGGCACGATCGGGATCAGACGCGATAG
- the radC gene encoding DNA repair protein RadC, which translates to MSGNQETGKTPPPAHGGAGHRERLRRRLLTGGAEALADYEVLEYLLFAAFRQGDTKPLAKRLIEHFGSLPGALDADPAALAAVKGMGETSAAALKAVALAARRMARAQVEQRPVLSSWQALLDYLTIDMGNLTVERVRVLYLNARNQLIRDHHVGDGSVDEAAIHPREVIRRGLDLGATAMILVHNHPSGNPEPSRADIQITQRIMEAGRLLGMTVHDHVIVGREGHVSLRAKGLI; encoded by the coding sequence TTGAGCGGAAACCAGGAAACCGGGAAAACCCCGCCCCCCGCCCATGGCGGCGCGGGGCATCGCGAACGCCTCCGCCGCCGCCTGCTGACCGGAGGAGCGGAGGCGCTGGCCGATTACGAGGTCCTCGAATACCTGCTGTTCGCCGCCTTCCGGCAAGGCGATACCAAGCCGCTAGCCAAGCGCCTGATCGAGCATTTCGGCTCGCTTCCCGGCGCGCTCGACGCCGATCCCGCTGCGCTCGCCGCGGTCAAGGGCATGGGCGAGACCAGCGCCGCCGCGCTCAAGGCCGTGGCGCTTGCCGCGCGGCGCATGGCCCGCGCACAAGTGGAACAGCGACCGGTCCTGAGCAGCTGGCAGGCGCTGCTCGACTATCTCACCATCGACATGGGCAATCTGACGGTGGAGCGGGTGCGCGTGCTGTATCTCAATGCGCGTAACCAGCTCATCCGCGACCATCATGTGGGCGATGGATCGGTGGACGAGGCGGCGATCCACCCGCGCGAGGTCATTCGCCGCGGGCTCGACCTGGGGGCTACGGCCATGATCCTGGTCCACAACCATCCCAGCGGCAATCCGGAGCCGAGCCGGGCCGACATCCAGATCACGCAGAGGATCATGGAGGCCGGCCGTCTGCTCGGCATGACCGTGCACGATCATGTGATCGTCGGGCGCGAAGGCCATGTCAGCCTCCGCGCCAAGGGGCTTATCTGA
- a CDS encoding DUF3857 domain-containing protein, which yields MNRTTYFVAGTVLACVAAPAAIAGEEVLYRPAPDWVEVKTLTAKDLADGPPIVNVEQQVRLEGGTVSTYRETALRLNSPEMITNASTLTASWMPDKGDLIIHDVKLIRGDEIVDVIAGGAKFDVLRREAQLERRIVDGARTATLVLPGARVGDVLRFSYSTTQKDQALGENAEFVSPLPTEPVPIADGRLIISWPEGEDVDWMLRGAAGDQAPVARDGYRFLSVPLPLPKPDEMPFDSPLRYRLGAFVEASTFADWKQVSSVMAPHYLDKLSLAADGPIMEQVREIEGKTSDPLERAALATQLVQDRISYMLNGMDGGNYLPQAPDVTWRERYGDCKAKSVLLVAMLRAMDIDAELVLVSTIQGDAIPTLLPTPGNFNHVIAHAVIGGEDYWLDGTTAGTRLANVSAVPAFSYGLPLRAGGADLIELEARVPPVPDATARVTLDSRAGPNLPTLFDIELGLSGAAAGQLRVVNDQMGKEIVDNVANAAVRSYLGNARIVDRSLEFDDETGRGTLRATGVIDSPWSRQEEVYQLEPPGQPAASVSFDADRARAAWRDIPLALGAPTYETVDLKVLLPDGGKGFTIEGEPDIDQTISVVEVDSSAAITGDVFELKQSLRSTGGELAVGDLVGAKRDTAVLQRKLPTIIAPADLALTWTGAKLDPARMKPLEDAFAKIIAKADERELAGAYYGRAALRSSVYDYSGARDDLTKAIEAEASADMYSERAGLAYRMGDFEASLADYQQAEALNADGSTYWSQVDLLGLLGRPEEGLTLAEDYADIAEKNSDARSLMASALMWNGQIEEGLSILASEVKKRPGDPTLLNSECWQGGIWNAADASLLSVCDQAVAKSDWSADKLDSRAMVHFRLGEMEEALTDLDAVLASAPELAQSMFLRGIVRLRMGDKGGRKDIELAQRIQPSVARINKAYGIEP from the coding sequence ATGAACAGGACGACGTATTTCGTGGCCGGCACGGTGCTGGCTTGCGTGGCGGCTCCGGCGGCGATCGCCGGGGAAGAGGTGCTGTACCGCCCGGCTCCGGACTGGGTCGAGGTGAAGACGCTGACGGCGAAGGATCTCGCCGACGGACCGCCGATCGTGAACGTGGAACAGCAGGTCCGGCTGGAAGGCGGCACCGTCTCCACCTACCGCGAGACCGCGCTGCGCCTCAATTCCCCGGAAATGATCACCAATGCGAGCACTCTGACCGCGAGCTGGATGCCCGACAAGGGCGATCTCATCATCCACGACGTGAAGCTGATCCGCGGCGACGAGATCGTCGACGTGATCGCGGGCGGGGCGAAGTTCGACGTGCTGCGGCGCGAGGCGCAGCTGGAGCGCCGGATCGTGGATGGTGCCCGCACCGCCACGCTGGTGCTGCCCGGCGCGCGCGTCGGCGACGTTCTGCGGTTCTCCTACAGCACCACGCAGAAGGATCAGGCGTTGGGCGAGAATGCCGAGTTCGTCTCTCCCCTTCCAACAGAGCCGGTCCCGATCGCGGACGGCCGCTTGATCATCTCCTGGCCGGAAGGAGAGGACGTCGACTGGATGCTGCGCGGCGCGGCTGGCGATCAGGCACCCGTGGCTCGCGATGGCTATCGTTTCCTGTCGGTGCCGCTGCCCTTGCCCAAGCCCGACGAGATGCCGTTCGATTCGCCCCTTCGCTATCGCCTGGGCGCGTTCGTGGAGGCGAGCACTTTCGCCGACTGGAAGCAGGTCTCGAGCGTGATGGCGCCGCACTACCTCGACAAGCTGTCCCTCGCCGCCGACGGCCCGATCATGGAGCAGGTGCGCGAGATCGAGGGGAAGACCTCCGATCCGCTGGAGCGTGCGGCGCTGGCAACGCAGCTGGTGCAGGACCGGATCAGCTATATGCTGAACGGCATGGACGGGGGCAATTACCTGCCCCAGGCCCCGGACGTTACCTGGCGCGAGCGGTATGGCGATTGCAAGGCGAAGTCGGTGCTGCTCGTCGCCATGCTGCGCGCGATGGACATCGACGCCGAGCTGGTCCTGGTGTCCACGATACAGGGCGACGCGATCCCAACGCTGCTGCCCACGCCGGGCAATTTCAACCACGTCATCGCCCATGCCGTGATCGGGGGTGAGGACTACTGGCTGGACGGCACGACCGCCGGGACGCGCCTCGCCAATGTGTCCGCCGTTCCCGCCTTCTCCTACGGCCTGCCCCTGCGCGCCGGGGGTGCGGATCTGATCGAGCTGGAGGCGCGCGTCCCACCGGTTCCCGATGCGACTGCCAGGGTGACGCTCGACAGCCGGGCCGGGCCGAACCTGCCCACGCTGTTCGATATCGAGCTGGGCCTTTCGGGTGCGGCCGCGGGGCAGTTGCGCGTGGTCAACGACCAGATGGGCAAGGAGATCGTGGACAATGTCGCGAACGCCGCCGTGCGCAGTTACCTCGGGAATGCGCGGATCGTCGATCGCTCGCTCGAATTCGACGACGAGACCGGGCGCGGCACGCTTCGCGCGACCGGCGTGATCGATTCGCCGTGGTCTCGCCAGGAAGAGGTGTATCAGCTCGAGCCGCCGGGCCAGCCAGCCGCGTCCGTTTCGTTCGACGCCGATCGTGCGCGTGCCGCGTGGCGCGATATCCCGCTGGCGCTGGGCGCTCCGACTTACGAGACGGTCGATCTCAAGGTGCTGCTGCCCGACGGCGGGAAGGGTTTCACGATCGAGGGCGAGCCCGATATCGACCAGACGATTTCCGTCGTGGAGGTGGACTCCTCCGCCGCGATCACCGGGGACGTGTTCGAACTGAAGCAGAGCCTGCGCTCGACCGGGGGCGAGCTGGCGGTCGGGGACCTGGTTGGCGCGAAGCGCGATACGGCGGTCTTGCAGCGCAAGCTGCCGACCATTATCGCGCCTGCCGATCTCGCGCTGACCTGGACCGGTGCGAAACTCGATCCGGCGCGCATGAAACCGCTCGAGGACGCCTTCGCCAAGATCATCGCCAAAGCCGACGAGCGCGAGCTTGCCGGTGCCTATTACGGGCGGGCGGCGTTGCGTAGCTCGGTTTACGACTATTCCGGTGCGCGCGACGACCTGACCAAGGCGATCGAGGCGGAGGCCTCGGCCGACATGTATTCCGAACGGGCGGGCCTCGCCTATCGCATGGGCGATTTCGAAGCCAGCCTGGCGGATTACCAGCAGGCCGAAGCGCTGAATGCCGACGGATCGACCTATTGGTCGCAGGTCGATCTGCTCGGCCTGCTGGGTCGGCCGGAAGAGGGACTGACGCTGGCGGAAGATTACGCCGACATTGCCGAGAAAAACTCCGACGCGCGCAGCCTGATGGCGTCTGCGCTGATGTGGAACGGCCAGATAGAGGAGGGGCTCTCCATCCTCGCGTCCGAGGTGAAAAAGCGCCCCGGCGACCCGACCCTGCTCAACAGCGAATGCTGGCAGGGCGGCATCTGGAACGCGGCCGACGCGTCGCTGCTGAGCGTCTGCGACCAGGCGGTCGCCAAGTCGGACTGGTCGGCAGACAAGCTCGACAGCCGGGCGATGGTCCATTTCCGGCTGGGCGAAATGGAGGAGGCGCTGACCGACCTCGACGCCGTGCTCGCCAGTGCGCCCGAACTGGCGCAGTCGATGTTCCTGCGCGGTATCGTCCGCCTGCGGATGGGCGACAAGGGTGGCCGCAAGGACATCGAGCTGGCCCAACGCATTCAGCCGAGCGTGGCGCGGATCAACAAGGCCTACGGCATCGAGCCCTGA
- the purB gene encoding adenylosuccinate lyase — protein sequence MVPRYARPEMTALWEPEAKYRIWFEIEAHATQKLAELGVVPESAARALWDWWATEPAIDVAAIDAIEAVTKHDVIAFLTWVADQVGDEARYMHQGMTSSDVLDTTLSIQLARASDILLGDLDRLLDALRTRAQEHKYTPTIGRSHGIHAEPVTFGLKLAQAHAEFARCRKRLVAARAEIATCAISGAVGTFANVSPEVEHHVAERLGLAPEPVSTQVIPRDRHAMYFATLAVIAGSIERLAVEIRHLQRTEVLEAEEYFSPGQKGSSAMPHKRNPILTENLTGQARMIRAYALPALENVALWHERDISHSSVERFIGPDATITLDFALARLTGVVEKLLVYPDRMQANMDRMGGLIHSQRVLLALTQAGVSREDAYALVQRNAMKVWASNGELSLLDLLKNDEEVRAALSEEELEEKFDLEYHFKHVDTIFDRVFG from the coding sequence ATGGTCCCCCGCTACGCCCGCCCCGAAATGACCGCCCTGTGGGAGCCGGAGGCGAAGTACCGCATCTGGTTCGAGATCGAGGCGCACGCCACGCAAAAGCTCGCCGAGCTGGGCGTGGTGCCCGAAAGCGCGGCCAGGGCGCTGTGGGACTGGTGGGCGACGGAGCCCGCGATCGACGTCGCCGCGATCGACGCGATCGAGGCGGTGACCAAGCACGATGTCATCGCCTTCCTCACCTGGGTGGCCGATCAGGTGGGCGACGAGGCGCGCTACATGCACCAGGGCATGACCAGCTCCGACGTGCTCGACACGACGCTGAGCATTCAGCTCGCCCGCGCCTCCGACATCCTGCTGGGCGATCTCGACCGGCTGCTGGATGCGCTGCGCACCCGGGCGCAGGAGCATAAATACACCCCCACCATAGGGCGCAGCCATGGCATCCATGCAGAGCCCGTCACCTTCGGGCTCAAGCTGGCGCAGGCACATGCCGAATTCGCCCGCTGCCGCAAGCGGCTGGTCGCCGCGCGGGCCGAGATTGCGACCTGCGCGATCAGCGGCGCGGTCGGCACCTTCGCCAACGTCTCGCCCGAGGTGGAGCACCATGTCGCGGAGCGCCTCGGCCTCGCCCCAGAACCGGTCAGCACGCAGGTCATCCCGCGCGACCGGCATGCGATGTATTTCGCCACGCTGGCGGTGATCGCGGGCTCGATCGAGCGGCTGGCGGTGGAAATCCGCCACCTCCAGCGCACCGAAGTGCTGGAGGCGGAGGAGTATTTCAGTCCCGGGCAGAAGGGGTCGAGCGCGATGCCGCACAAGCGCAATCCGATCCTGACCGAGAACCTGACCGGGCAGGCGCGCATGATCCGCGCCTACGCCCTCCCCGCACTGGAAAACGTCGCCCTGTGGCACGAGCGCGACATCAGCCATTCCAGCGTGGAGCGCTTCATCGGGCCGGACGCGACGATCACGCTCGACTTCGCGCTCGCCCGGCTGACCGGTGTGGTCGAGAAGCTGCTGGTCTATCCCGATCGGATGCAGGCAAACATGGACCGGATGGGCGGCCTCATCCATTCGCAGCGCGTGCTGCTGGCGCTGACGCAGGCGGGTGTCAGCCGCGAGGATGCCTATGCTCTGGTACAGCGCAACGCGATGAAGGTGTGGGCCAGCAATGGCGAGCTGTCGCTGCTCGACCTGCTCAAGAACGACGAGGAGGTGCGCGCCGCGCTTTCGGAAGAGGAACTGGAAGAGAAGTTCGACCTCGAATACCATTTCAAGCACGTCGATACGATCTTCGACCGGGTCTTCGGCTAG
- a CDS encoding LapA family protein yields MQIVRTIVWVLILFALLAFSFFNWREVDVVIWEDLILQTKIPALVVVSFLLGLVPTWLWSRGIRWSLQRKINSLETAARTNTATAAPVATPTPHPVTVPPPATATTVAREDTDYRENHLAPASPKAEPDESERR; encoded by the coding sequence ATGCAGATCGTTCGCACCATCGTCTGGGTTCTGATCCTGTTCGCATTGCTGGCATTTTCGTTCTTCAACTGGCGCGAGGTCGATGTGGTCATCTGGGAGGATCTGATCCTCCAGACCAAGATCCCTGCGCTGGTCGTCGTCTCCTTCCTGCTCGGGCTGGTGCCGACCTGGCTGTGGTCGCGCGGGATCAGGTGGAGCCTGCAACGCAAGATCAACTCGCTGGAAACGGCGGCGCGGACCAATACCGCTACCGCCGCGCCCGTCGCGACGCCCACTCCCCACCCGGTCACCGTGCCCCCGCCCGCGACTGCGACCACGGTAGCGAGGGAGGATACCGACTACCGCGAGAACCACCTCGCCCCGGCTTCTCCCAAGGCCGAACCGGACGAGAGCGAACGCCGGTGA
- the pyrF gene encoding orotidine-5'-phosphate decarboxylase produces MSNPIYLALDLPRIDAAKDLLQKVRGHIGGVKLGLEFFCAHGHHGVHEIAQLGLPVFLDLKLHDIPNTVAGAMQALHVLEPAIVTVHASGGRAMMEDAKAAAGENTKVVAVTMLTSLDERDLARTGVNGAPHDQVMRLAELAEAAGLDGVVCSGQEVKAVHKQWRDGFFVVPGLRPTGAPTGDQKRVVTPRQARDDGASVLVIGRPISKAGDPAKAAREIEATL; encoded by the coding sequence GTGAGCAACCCCATCTATCTCGCGCTCGACCTGCCGCGCATCGATGCGGCGAAGGACCTGCTGCAAAAGGTTCGCGGGCATATCGGCGGGGTCAAGCTGGGGCTCGAATTCTTCTGCGCCCACGGACATCATGGCGTGCACGAGATCGCGCAGCTCGGCCTACCGGTCTTTCTCGACCTGAAGCTGCACGACATCCCCAATACCGTCGCCGGGGCGATGCAGGCGCTCCATGTGCTGGAGCCCGCGATCGTCACCGTTCACGCCAGCGGCGGGCGCGCGATGATGGAGGATGCGAAGGCCGCGGCGGGCGAGAACACCAAGGTCGTAGCGGTCACGATGCTCACCAGCCTCGACGAGCGCGATCTCGCGCGCACCGGCGTGAACGGAGCGCCCCACGATCAGGTCATGCGGTTGGCGGAACTGGCCGAGGCGGCCGGGCTCGACGGCGTCGTATGTTCCGGGCAGGAGGTGAAGGCGGTTCACAAACAGTGGCGGGACGGCTTCTTCGTCGTCCCCGGCCTGCGCCCGACCGGCGCACCCACCGGCGACCAGAAGCGCGTCGTCACGCCCCGCCAGGCGCGCGACGATGGCGCGAGCGTCCTCGTAATCGGTCGCCCGATCAGCAAGGCCGGTGACCCGGCGAAAGCCGCGCGCGAGATCGAGGCGACGCTCTAG